In uncultured Umboniibacter sp., the following are encoded in one genomic region:
- a CDS encoding glycosyltransferase family 4 protein: MKPILIVSPIPSHPQLQGNSQRIFTLAKWLKSSGFPLHFVYYGMEGLTDLQRREMSEFWDEFYYISPNRAAPAPSHDDYYDIDDWFDDKVGFQVSELSKRYDYGSCIVNYVWFSKVLDYLPDSVVKVIDTHDVFGDRHIVAKAAGLEPVWFYTTVELESKGLSRADVVLAIQSEEAAYFELITHRQVIEIGHVIPPTFLPQRNEKQLRIGYLGSANPFNVASIEELEKALNGVDNTNISWCLAGSITRAINNKDGIFENWGFVDSLDDFYREMDIIVNPMVGGTGLKIKSVEALSYGKPLLATPDAMVGINTTAESHLFESLTSLVQFANEYSAPRLVDETNLARSVYQDYCHQQLVNIESLVAVMSR, encoded by the coding sequence ATGAAACCTATTCTTATCGTCTCGCCCATCCCCTCGCATCCTCAGTTACAGGGAAATAGTCAGCGGATCTTCACGTTAGCTAAATGGCTAAAATCTTCTGGTTTCCCTCTGCACTTCGTTTACTACGGCATGGAAGGCCTCACTGATCTGCAACGCCGAGAAATGTCTGAGTTTTGGGATGAGTTTTACTATATTTCACCCAATCGCGCGGCTCCAGCTCCAAGCCATGACGACTATTACGATATCGATGACTGGTTTGATGATAAAGTAGGCTTTCAGGTATCCGAACTTTCAAAGCGCTATGACTACGGATCGTGCATTGTTAACTACGTTTGGTTTTCCAAAGTGCTAGATTATCTTCCAGACAGTGTGGTGAAGGTGATCGATACCCATGACGTTTTCGGTGATCGTCATATTGTTGCTAAAGCCGCAGGGTTAGAGCCCGTTTGGTTCTATACTACGGTAGAATTGGAGAGTAAAGGTCTGAGTCGGGCAGATGTCGTACTCGCTATTCAAAGTGAGGAGGCGGCCTATTTCGAACTCATTACTCATCGCCAGGTTATCGAAATCGGCCATGTAATACCGCCGACTTTCCTGCCGCAGCGCAATGAGAAACAATTGCGAATTGGTTATTTGGGCAGCGCTAATCCATTTAATGTGGCTTCCATCGAAGAATTAGAAAAAGCTTTAAACGGAGTTGATAACACAAATATTAGTTGGTGCCTCGCCGGTTCGATTACTCGCGCAATTAATAACAAAGACGGTATCTTTGAAAACTGGGGCTTTGTAGATAGCCTTGATGACTTTTACCGAGAAATGGATATTATCGTCAATCCCATGGTGGGAGGTACGGGTTTGAAGATTAAATCCGTTGAGGCGCTATCCTATGGCAAGCCCCTCTTAGCAACACCGGATGCCATGGTGGGAATCAATACCACGGCAGAGAGCCATCTGTTTGAGTCTTTAACGTCTTTGGTTCAGTTTGCCAACGAGTATTCTGCTCCACGTCTTGTTGATGAAACCAATTTGGCGCGGAGTGTTTACCAGGACTACTGTCATCAACAGCTGGTAAATATTGAGTCATTGGTAGCGGTGATGTCGCGTTGA
- the gmd gene encoding GDP-mannose 4,6-dehydratase: MKKALITGVTGQDGSYLAEFLLDKGYEVHGIKRRASLFNTQRVDHIYADPHEKNARFKLHYGDLTDSSNLTRILKEVQPDEVYNLGAQSHVAVSFEAPEYTADVDAMGTLRLLEAIRFLGLEKKTKFYQASTSELYGEVREIPQTETTPFHPRSPYAVAKMYAYWITVNYRESYGMYACNGILFNHESPRRGETFVTRKITRAVANIAQGIENCLYLGNMDALRDWGHAKDYVRMQWMMLQQDQPDDFVIATGKQISVREFVRMSAAEAGISLEFSGEGVDEIATVTAVTGDNAPGVAVGDVIVKVDPRYFRPAEVETLLGDPAKAKAKLGWVPEITVEEMCAEMVESDLQSAKQHAILKNHGYSVSVSKE, encoded by the coding sequence ATGAAAAAAGCGTTGATTACCGGTGTAACGGGGCAGGATGGTTCATATCTTGCTGAATTCCTACTAGATAAAGGTTATGAAGTGCATGGCATTAAGCGCCGTGCGAGTTTATTTAATACTCAGCGAGTTGACCACATCTACGCTGATCCCCATGAGAAAAATGCTCGCTTTAAGCTGCATTACGGTGATCTAACCGACAGCTCAAACTTGACGCGTATTCTAAAGGAAGTTCAGCCGGACGAAGTTTACAACTTGGGAGCTCAGTCACACGTGGCAGTTTCCTTTGAGGCACCCGAGTACACGGCTGATGTTGATGCAATGGGTACCTTACGTTTACTTGAGGCAATTCGGTTCCTAGGTCTTGAAAAGAAGACCAAGTTCTATCAGGCATCAACCTCTGAACTTTACGGTGAAGTGCGAGAAATTCCGCAAACCGAAACGACTCCTTTCCATCCGCGTTCACCCTATGCCGTCGCAAAAATGTACGCCTACTGGATTACTGTCAATTATCGTGAGTCATATGGTATGTATGCCTGTAACGGTATTTTGTTTAATCATGAGTCGCCGCGCCGCGGTGAAACGTTCGTAACACGTAAGATTACTCGTGCCGTCGCCAACATTGCTCAGGGTATTGAGAACTGTCTTTACCTTGGCAATATGGATGCGCTCCGTGACTGGGGTCATGCGAAGGACTACGTCCGTATGCAGTGGATGATGCTTCAGCAGGATCAGCCCGACGATTTCGTTATTGCAACCGGTAAACAAATCTCAGTGCGTGAATTTGTCCGAATGTCGGCGGCCGAAGCGGGCATTTCCCTTGAATTCTCCGGTGAAGGCGTGGATGAAATTGCGACTGTTACAGCAGTGACCGGGGATAATGCCCCAGGTGTTGCCGTGGGTGACGTCATTGTGAAAGTAGATCCACGATACTTCCGCCCAGCTGAAGTGGAAACGCTACTTGGTGATCCAGCGAAGGCTAAAGCTAAGCTAGGTTGGGTGCCAGAGATTACGGTAGAAGAGATGTGTGCAGAGATGGTTGAAAGTGATCTTCAGAGCGCTAAGCAACATGCAATCCTAAAGAATCACGGTTATAGCGTTTCCGTTTCTAAAGAATAA
- a CDS encoding glycosyltransferase gives MKLVVFCPLPPKPNGIADYFYEQIPYLAAATELRIVVPNDQDEVAPTPDGVSVYRLAEYLHTRDDFEGFRHLYHVGNNGDAVYLLPVLLSTPGTVVIHDLNLHHLMDLTTLAQGRHDSYSMALHHDYGVLGQRLGEGTTKRGFKGTFSTSQLLLNASVIDNADRVIVHSNYAARIVSARQREVTVIPHHLAPEIDQYDIANKLSYRDELGLPRNKAIFTSMGFIAKAKQIRAVLEAVKTLKDQGEAVLYVLAGQCKPHEYDVFADIKALGLENDVLVTGFLTETEFYQYLGASDFIVNLRYPSGGESSGTLTRALGMGLACVVINTGPFAEIPESCAIKLNYHEEFHEQLASALQRLIQMPDEALKVGQAAQDWVNESHRITDTVKSYLSVVENTTEAVNLSAVSQVSQLTCRITASLNLSNSLKDGLVEEDPWCSLLSNGQTQRLFNSETTLVVNPSKASEQLLASHLPHVHFCRWAELAETDNEQSRYHQVLMAIEAADFIQYGSAVLKFINWQLEIGASLQLVIYSVSPEAGLPLQTEIATLVSEAGLELQSSSLSSGNRQSLSFQSVDRFLLSARVISRMTASLAGESVKAQLLTSATVALLKGQFSNSPLNALEDRV, from the coding sequence ATGAAACTGGTTGTTTTTTGTCCGCTGCCACCTAAGCCTAACGGTATCGCCGATTATTTTTACGAGCAGATACCCTACTTGGCGGCGGCTACGGAACTTCGTATTGTGGTCCCGAATGATCAGGATGAAGTGGCGCCTACTCCAGATGGGGTCTCGGTTTATAGATTAGCTGAATACCTTCATACCAGAGATGATTTTGAAGGGTTTAGGCACCTATATCATGTAGGCAATAATGGTGATGCGGTGTACTTGCTACCGGTACTACTGTCTACCCCGGGGACAGTCGTCATTCATGATTTAAACCTTCATCACCTCATGGATTTGACCACCTTGGCACAGGGTCGCCACGATAGCTATTCAATGGCTTTACATCATGATTATGGAGTGTTGGGGCAGCGCCTGGGTGAGGGGACGACGAAGCGTGGCTTTAAAGGTACGTTTTCCACTTCACAGCTACTACTTAACGCCAGTGTCATTGATAACGCGGATAGAGTGATTGTTCATTCAAATTACGCCGCTCGAATTGTTTCAGCCAGGCAGCGGGAAGTGACCGTTATCCCCCACCACTTGGCGCCTGAGATTGATCAATATGATATTGCCAATAAGCTGAGCTACCGTGATGAACTTGGGTTGCCTCGTAATAAAGCTATCTTTACGTCCATGGGCTTTATCGCCAAGGCGAAGCAAATTCGCGCTGTCCTCGAGGCGGTTAAAACACTAAAGGATCAGGGTGAGGCGGTACTCTATGTACTGGCCGGACAGTGTAAGCCACACGAGTATGATGTCTTCGCTGATATCAAAGCACTGGGCTTAGAGAATGATGTCTTAGTTACTGGCTTTTTAACGGAAACAGAATTTTACCAGTACTTGGGCGCATCGGACTTTATTGTTAATTTACGTTATCCAAGTGGCGGTGAAAGCTCTGGTACGCTCACTCGAGCTCTAGGTATGGGGCTTGCCTGTGTAGTCATAAACACTGGGCCATTCGCAGAGATCCCTGAGTCCTGCGCAATCAAACTCAATTATCATGAAGAGTTTCATGAACAACTGGCCTCAGCACTTCAGCGCCTAATTCAAATGCCAGATGAAGCGCTTAAGGTTGGCCAGGCCGCGCAGGATTGGGTTAACGAATCACACCGAATTACTGATACGGTTAAGTCTTACCTCTCGGTGGTAGAGAACACAACAGAGGCCGTTAACTTAAGCGCGGTTTCACAGGTATCTCAATTAACATGCAGAATTACCGCTAGTCTTAATTTATCAAATAGCTTAAAAGATGGTTTAGTTGAGGAAGACCCTTGGTGTTCGTTATTAAGCAATGGTCAAACACAGCGTTTGTTTAACAGCGAGACCACGCTAGTTGTGAATCCCAGTAAAGCCTCTGAGCAGCTTCTAGCGTCTCATCTACCGCATGTTCATTTTTGTCGATGGGCTGAATTGGCTGAAACTGACAATGAGCAATCGCGTTATCACCAAGTACTTATGGCCATTGAAGCTGCCGATTTTATTCAGTATGGCAGTGCCGTGCTGAAATTTATCAATTGGCAGCTAGAAATAGGTGCTTCGCTTCAGCTAGTGATTTATAGCGTATCGCCGGAAGCCGGCCTGCCGCTTCAAACCGAAATAGCGACCTTAGTGTCTGAGGCGGGACTCGAACTGCAGTCATCCTCGTTGAGTTCGGGTAATCGTCAGAGTCTCAGTTTCCAATCGGTAGACAGGTTTTTACTTTCGGCACGGGTGATTTCCCGGATGACGGCCAGTTTGGCTGGGGAATCCGTCAAGGCGCAGTTGCTGACTAGCGCAACCGTGGCATTGCTTAAGGGTCAATTTTCCAATAGTCCGCTAAATGCGTTGGAGGATAGGGTTTGA
- a CDS encoding glycosyltransferase, translating to MMSDDSQLQQDLAALRRIFPAEQSLSEILFRQIPKTGQFDLVTPAVQMFLQSPSLNVTGVRQIDVLAFNFLHPLQPTRPVKSGEMLRLIAQSNLGELLNCYVQSTDLSRTFKVITKRKFGGMLTSGVNLVGYFNSSSGLGEDARLVAQSLAQQGINVSRVALDHVGDRDSVKSSDFWGIEGRLAFSTSIFCISPLEVERLRKSGAPLFDNGRLNIGILPWELPNWPEGDSLDVFSEVWAISDFCYEAFKQAGLRVYNLGTPLDQPRIPASLNNRCDDDFSVLTIFDGASRASRKNPSGAIRAFRQAFPSGQFPNCRLSIKSMNLEVSDRTEMLHAIAGDGRIQLLTANFSSKLMESLFDRADCYLSLARSEGLGRNVAEAILRGLPVVVTDWSGHCDLIPEGYPWAVRYKLIPVEDYPKSEGQLWADADLDDASEKLLAVYEASDNQRSRITADAASKLFDRRNVASIGCHYLKRLRELGVSF from the coding sequence ATGATGAGCGATGACTCGCAATTACAGCAGGACTTAGCCGCGCTACGAAGAATCTTCCCCGCTGAGCAATCGCTTTCAGAAATCCTCTTTCGACAGATTCCGAAGACTGGTCAATTCGATCTAGTCACGCCAGCGGTGCAGATGTTCTTGCAGTCCCCGTCGCTGAATGTGACTGGGGTTAGGCAAATCGACGTGCTGGCTTTTAATTTTCTCCATCCGTTGCAGCCAACGCGACCGGTTAAGTCTGGGGAAATGCTTCGGCTGATTGCCCAAAGTAACCTTGGCGAATTGCTAAATTGTTATGTTCAGAGCACGGATCTATCACGAACCTTTAAAGTAATCACGAAGCGTAAATTCGGCGGGATGTTAACCTCTGGCGTTAACCTCGTCGGCTACTTTAATAGTAGCAGTGGCTTGGGTGAGGATGCTCGATTAGTGGCGCAATCTTTAGCGCAGCAGGGTATTAATGTTTCTCGCGTGGCATTAGATCATGTTGGTGATCGTGACTCCGTAAAGAGTAGTGATTTTTGGGGTATAGAGGGACGATTAGCCTTCAGTACTTCAATTTTCTGTATCAGCCCTCTAGAAGTTGAGAGGCTCCGCAAGAGTGGCGCACCGCTGTTCGATAACGGGCGTTTAAATATAGGGATTCTTCCTTGGGAGCTTCCAAACTGGCCTGAAGGTGATTCGCTGGATGTGTTTAGCGAAGTGTGGGCAATATCCGACTTTTGTTATGAGGCATTCAAACAGGCCGGACTCAGGGTTTACAATCTTGGGACACCCCTCGATCAGCCACGAATTCCTGCTAGTTTAAATAATCGATGTGATGACGACTTTTCGGTACTAACTATCTTTGATGGCGCGTCACGCGCAAGTCGCAAAAACCCATCGGGTGCAATACGCGCCTTTCGACAAGCTTTTCCCTCGGGACAGTTCCCAAATTGTCGGTTAAGTATTAAGTCAATGAATCTTGAGGTTAGCGATCGCACGGAAATGCTTCACGCTATCGCTGGCGACGGTCGTATACAGCTACTCACCGCTAATTTTTCTTCTAAGTTAATGGAGAGTCTTTTCGACCGAGCGGATTGCTATTTATCCTTAGCTCGTTCGGAAGGTTTAGGGCGCAATGTTGCGGAAGCGATTCTTCGGGGCCTCCCGGTTGTCGTAACGGATTGGTCCGGTCACTGTGATCTAATACCGGAGGGTTACCCGTGGGCGGTTCGTTATAAGCTAATCCCAGTGGAGGATTACCCGAAGAGTGAAGGACAGCTGTGGGCTGATGCGGACTTGGATGACGCCTCGGAGAAGCTATTAGCCGTGTACGAAGCTAGCGATAATCAGCGATCCAGAATCACCGCAGACGCAGCCAGCAAACTATTCGATAGGCGCAATGTAGCTTCCATAGGATGCCACTATTTAAAAAGGCTTCGAGAGTTGGGAGTAAGCTTTTAG
- a CDS encoding glycosyltransferase family 2 protein — MSNKRKLVDAQFYLANYQDVAASGMSAEAHYLQHGWLEGRYPSALFQWQWEHTAEVVRNFFARSGAYRIVLVIDDIHNESLINRILEISRQGVSILILSRALGVSAHTAASELSVTSLSAFQRLQISGELPSAQIHGEIACVNLSTNEASITLNSLASNSVVHFDTWEVLAKNPFEALEQLFPSLKRVSVVVPSYNYAEYLALRLQSIVDQTYPIYELIVLDDASADSSVLVANDILRATRREWLLDCNAENSGSVFRQWQKGVSLATGEFIWIAEADDAANERFLEVLLSGDTNFTIAACNASVVNGEGQLQHKNYNFRYRPAMKQLMSQAAVQGESLDGSDFVESCLSVENQLLNVSGLLFHADSLRRELLRSLDDLLEFKIAGDWYLYVNLLLHKGTKIKLETSPLNVQRVHARSVSQIDRGQLQIDEIERVHQLVLNTFNSTSLANEQSEYLLIVYHYFNLQPPAELLSC; from the coding sequence TTGTCGAATAAAAGAAAATTAGTAGACGCTCAATTCTATTTGGCCAATTATCAGGATGTGGCAGCATCAGGGATGTCGGCGGAAGCGCATTACCTCCAGCATGGCTGGCTTGAAGGTCGCTATCCTAGTGCGTTATTCCAGTGGCAGTGGGAACACACTGCTGAGGTCGTTCGGAATTTCTTCGCTAGAAGTGGCGCCTATCGAATTGTGCTGGTCATTGATGATATTCACAATGAAAGCCTTATTAACCGTATTCTGGAGATAAGTCGGCAAGGCGTTAGCATTCTGATTTTATCGCGAGCGTTGGGAGTAAGCGCGCATACGGCGGCAAGTGAATTGAGTGTAACGAGTCTCTCTGCATTTCAGCGCTTGCAAATCTCGGGCGAGTTACCGAGTGCGCAAATCCATGGTGAGATAGCATGCGTTAACTTATCTACGAATGAGGCTTCTATTACGCTGAATAGCTTAGCGTCAAACTCCGTAGTGCACTTCGATACTTGGGAAGTTCTAGCAAAGAACCCTTTTGAAGCGCTGGAACAATTATTTCCCTCGCTAAAACGAGTATCCGTGGTGGTACCAAGTTATAACTACGCGGAATATTTGGCGCTGAGGCTTCAATCAATTGTTGACCAGACCTATCCGATCTATGAGTTAATTGTTCTGGATGACGCTTCCGCAGATAGCAGTGTGTTGGTGGCGAATGATATTTTGCGGGCGACGAGGCGTGAATGGCTACTAGACTGCAACGCTGAGAATAGTGGCTCGGTCTTTCGACAGTGGCAAAAAGGGGTGAGCCTCGCAACAGGAGAGTTTATTTGGATTGCCGAAGCTGATGATGCTGCGAATGAACGTTTTTTAGAAGTTTTACTTTCCGGTGATACAAATTTCACCATTGCTGCTTGCAACGCTTCGGTGGTAAATGGAGAAGGTCAGCTTCAGCATAAAAACTATAATTTTCGCTATCGTCCTGCGATGAAGCAGCTAATGAGTCAAGCAGCAGTTCAGGGTGAAAGCCTCGATGGTAGTGACTTCGTGGAATCCTGTTTGAGTGTTGAAAATCAACTGCTTAATGTCAGTGGGCTTCTTTTTCACGCTGATTCCCTGAGAAGAGAATTATTACGATCACTCGATGATCTCTTGGAGTTTAAGATAGCCGGTGATTGGTATCTGTATGTGAACCTCTTACTTCACAAGGGAACTAAAATTAAACTGGAAACTTCACCTCTTAATGTTCAGCGCGTTCACGCACGTAGTGTCTCCCAGATAGATCGAGGTCAGCTTCAGATTGACGAAATAGAGCGAGTTCATCAATTAGTTTTAAACACATTCAATAGTACATCACTCGCCAATGAGCAGAGTGAGTATTTGCTGATAGTCTATCATTACTTTAATTTGCAGCCTCCTGCTGAGTTGCTGAGTTGCTAA
- a CDS encoding GDP-mannose mannosyl hydrolase produces MLPLNEFRQIVAGTPLVSIDLVVEDSTGAFLLGLRENAPAQGYWFVPGGRILKGEQIPQAFTRLVSNELGVAMNIDEAVFHGVYEHHYSDSFADPSVSTHYVVLAYKIQLNCEIQSLPVAQHSQYKWYSAAELLSDDSVHQHTKWYFENK; encoded by the coding sequence ATGTTACCTCTGAATGAATTTAGACAAATCGTCGCTGGTACGCCGTTGGTATCCATTGATTTGGTGGTAGAGGATTCGACTGGAGCGTTCCTTTTGGGCCTTCGTGAAAACGCGCCGGCACAGGGTTATTGGTTTGTTCCGGGCGGTCGAATTCTAAAGGGTGAGCAGATCCCCCAAGCGTTTACTCGCCTGGTGAGTAATGAGCTGGGAGTGGCAATGAATATTGATGAGGCCGTGTTTCATGGCGTCTATGAGCATCATTATAGTGACTCTTTTGCGGATCCTTCTGTGAGTACGCACTATGTCGTGCTGGCCTATAAGATCCAATTGAATTGTGAAATTCAATCGCTTCCCGTCGCGCAACATAGTCAATACAAATGGTACTCAGCGGCGGAGCTTTTGAGTGATGATTCGGTGCATCAGCACACGAAATGGTATTTTGAAAATAAGTGA
- a CDS encoding WcbI family polysaccharide biosynthesis putative acetyltransferase codes for MIARISRFAIRKLYPNLRRRLQRGSKTTKLIIIGNCQAEPLAKILQAKNPFIRITKVITAHTYKHDPQLDALIRRVDHIITQPLADKFGNIATNTLKQAHPNKVTTFLNLHFNGFHSDWSYLNTPKGRLHGPMGEYHNVTIVEGFQQGLTQAETLKRLSSREYNTARYQHAAKASLATLKEREAYVDIKMTDVVERDLVNKHCSFHAFNHPNKQLLNEEANRILEHLSIANMSTDTQGEILNFTVTRANPISTEEPTENIGYLVNISEDGFKRGKGNTPRADADLVTEFYRIYEQNKAAVMKFKALY; via the coding sequence ATGATCGCACGTATTAGTCGCTTTGCTATCCGTAAGCTGTATCCCAACCTCAGACGCAGGCTTCAGCGAGGTTCAAAAACAACTAAGCTGATAATTATTGGCAACTGCCAAGCCGAGCCCTTAGCAAAAATACTACAGGCTAAAAATCCATTTATCCGGATTACCAAGGTAATTACTGCTCATACCTATAAACATGATCCTCAGCTAGACGCGCTCATCAGGAGGGTTGACCATATTATCACTCAGCCTCTTGCCGATAAATTTGGCAACATAGCTACCAATACGCTTAAACAAGCGCACCCCAATAAAGTCACTACTTTTTTAAATCTTCATTTTAATGGTTTTCACTCGGACTGGAGTTATTTAAACACCCCTAAAGGGCGACTCCATGGACCAATGGGTGAATATCATAATGTGACAATTGTAGAGGGCTTTCAGCAAGGACTCACTCAGGCGGAGACGCTAAAACGATTAAGCTCGAGAGAATACAATACCGCGCGTTACCAGCATGCAGCCAAAGCTTCGTTAGCTACCCTAAAAGAACGCGAGGCTTACGTAGACATTAAGATGACGGATGTGGTGGAGCGAGACCTTGTGAACAAACACTGCAGTTTCCACGCCTTCAATCATCCTAACAAGCAATTACTGAACGAAGAGGCGAATAGAATCCTTGAGCACCTTAGCATTGCAAATATGAGCACGGACACCCAAGGCGAGATACTTAATTTTACTGTCACCCGAGCCAATCCAATTAGCACAGAGGAGCCCACTGAAAATATTGGTTACCTGGTTAACATTAGCGAAGACGGCTTCAAACGAGGCAAAGGCAATACCCCAAGAGCGGACGCCGACCTAGTGACTGAATTTTATCGCATCTATGAGCAAAACAAAGCAGCAGTCATGAAGTTTAAGGCACTCTACTAG
- a CDS encoding GDP-L-fucose synthase has protein sequence MKKVFVAGHRGMVGSAIVRTLSQRDNIEIVTRTRAELDLSSQAAVAEFFSAQQFDEVYLAAAKVGGIIANNTYPAEFIYENLMMECNIIHSAHQSGVQKLLFLGSSCIYPKLAEQPMSETALLTGTLEPTNEPYAVAKIAGIKLCESYNRQYGRDYRSVMPTNLYGPHDNFHPENSHVIPALLRRFHEAKENGDSEVVAWGSGKPMREFLHVDDMAAASVYVMELDCSTYEANTEPMLSHINVGTGVDCTIRELVETVAKVVGFTGAVSFDASKPDGAPRKLMNVDRLASLGWRAGISLESGLQDAYQWFLANQDNFRG, from the coding sequence ATGAAAAAAGTTTTTGTAGCTGGCCATCGAGGAATGGTAGGTTCTGCCATTGTTCGCACCCTATCGCAGCGCGATAATATCGAAATTGTTACCCGCACTCGCGCTGAGTTGGACCTTTCGTCCCAGGCAGCGGTCGCGGAGTTTTTCTCAGCGCAGCAGTTCGATGAAGTCTACTTGGCTGCAGCAAAGGTGGGTGGAATTATTGCTAACAATACCTACCCAGCAGAGTTTATATACGAAAACCTGATGATGGAGTGCAATATTATTCACTCCGCCCATCAAAGCGGCGTGCAGAAGCTCTTGTTCTTAGGGTCCAGTTGTATCTATCCTAAGCTGGCCGAACAGCCCATGTCTGAGACAGCTTTGCTAACTGGCACCTTAGAGCCTACTAATGAGCCCTATGCCGTCGCAAAAATTGCGGGTATCAAGCTATGTGAAAGTTATAACCGTCAATATGGCCGTGATTATCGCTCGGTGATGCCAACCAATCTGTATGGCCCACACGATAACTTTCATCCCGAAAATTCACATGTTATCCCTGCGCTGTTGCGTCGCTTCCATGAGGCGAAGGAAAATGGTGATAGCGAAGTGGTTGCTTGGGGTAGCGGCAAGCCGATGCGTGAGTTCCTTCACGTAGATGATATGGCGGCAGCATCGGTCTATGTCATGGAGCTGGATTGCTCAACCTACGAGGCGAATACAGAACCTATGCTGAGTCATATCAATGTGGGAACTGGTGTGGACTGCACTATCCGTGAATTGGTGGAGACTGTTGCCAAGGTGGTTGGTTTTACTGGCGCTGTTAGCTTCGATGCATCTAAGCCCGATGGTGCTCCGCGTAAACTGATGAATGTAGATCGGCTGGCTTCGTTGGGCTGGCGCGCAGGTATTAGTTTAGAAAGCGGTTTGCAGGATGCGTATCAGTGGTTTCTGGCAAATCAGGATAACTTCCGAGGTTAA